From the Cohaesibacter sp. ES.047 genome, one window contains:
- a CDS encoding NnrU family protein translates to MLFMILGFVLFLAIHLIPQSPETKEKLTSRLGLMGYRMLHGVVALVSIALILKGYFDSRNEIMLWYPPIWTRHLAATLMLFACIIGFAAPFAGKLKQWLTSPFSVAIKIWALAHLIANGSVADVMLFVFFLLFAVSYRISLKRRIRAGLVVIPQGQVKYDILAVVLGLVFYVAMVFWLHEWLFDVAPLG, encoded by the coding sequence ATGCTGTTCATGATTCTTGGCTTCGTGCTCTTCCTGGCCATTCACCTCATTCCGCAATCGCCTGAAACCAAGGAAAAGCTGACCTCCCGGTTGGGGCTGATGGGCTATCGCATGCTGCATGGGGTGGTTGCGCTGGTCTCCATCGCTCTTATCTTGAAGGGCTATTTCGATAGCCGCAACGAGATCATGCTGTGGTATCCGCCGATCTGGACGCGTCACCTTGCGGCAACTCTGATGCTGTTCGCCTGTATCATCGGATTTGCGGCTCCGTTTGCGGGCAAGTTGAAGCAATGGCTGACGTCGCCTTTTTCCGTTGCAATCAAGATCTGGGCGCTGGCGCATCTGATCGCAAACGGGTCGGTTGCAGATGTGATGCTGTTTGTCTTCTTCCTGTTGTTTGCCGTCTCCTATCGCATCTCGCTCAAGCGGCGCATTCGGGCTGGTCTTGTGGTTATACCGCAAGGGCAAGTGAAATATGACATTCTCGCCGTTGTGCTCGGTCTTGTCTTCTATGTGGCCATGGTCTTCTGGCTTCACGAATGGCTGTTTGATGTTGCGCCACTGGGCTGA
- a CDS encoding TraR/DksA family transcriptional regulator — MPISLKDAMQLLEGKRIEVSVLSETTKQARAVVELDQPSVGRLSRMDALQSQAMAQEVERRRELELLRIEQAVKRLESGDFGYCIECDAEIPLKRLEIDPTATHCVKCAEAEEKRKKN, encoded by the coding sequence ATGCCTATTTCTCTGAAAGACGCCATGCAGCTTCTGGAAGGCAAACGCATTGAAGTCAGCGTCCTGAGCGAGACGACAAAGCAAGCACGCGCGGTTGTCGAGCTGGACCAACCGAGTGTCGGTCGCCTGTCCCGAATGGATGCGCTACAGAGTCAGGCCATGGCTCAGGAGGTTGAGCGCCGCCGGGAGCTGGAATTGCTGCGCATCGAACAGGCGGTCAAGCGGCTGGAAAGCGGCGACTTCGGCTACTGCATCGAATGCGACGCCGAGATACCGCTCAAGCGACTAGAAATAGACCCCACAGCAACGCACTGTGTAAAATGTGCAGAGGCTGAGGAAAAGCGGAAGAAAAACTGA
- a CDS encoding PQQ-binding-like beta-propeller repeat protein — translation MTQMRALYKGAGRSFASLSVATLIVAGLLAGCASVTDVADSVNPFKEKEVILPGERQSMFATDEAIESEDSSPVSIGGAVAFTSWGQVGGPLTNNPPNVSYSGQGSRVWSAEAAIRGGEDNARAGARPVSYGGRVAVYSPNGEVALINASNGGRIWKVSVRPENEKGIAPGGAVAMDSARVFAATGFSELIALEGGSGRRLWTFQLDAPARGAPVVVGDKVLAVTATNSIYAVSVSDGTELWAFNGIPEGTGLVGAAAPAVSGKTVLFTGTSGELVALNLNDGEMIWSDTVVRGTRRFAVSGISSIAGGPVIDDGVAYVSSVSGNTAALRLKDGDRLWDRSIGSSHAPVVSGNSMFVIDLDDRVFALNRKNGKIRWSSKLPSIREKKKRSTWAGPILAGSRLWFASSEGQLAGVDPKTGQISVTRDINDPVYIAPIAVGGRLITLSGSGRLSGYN, via the coding sequence ATGACGCAAATGCGCGCTCTTTATAAAGGAGCCGGTCGCTCTTTTGCTTCCCTGTCTGTGGCAACCCTGATTGTTGCTGGACTGTTGGCGGGCTGTGCGAGTGTTACCGACGTTGCTGACAGTGTGAACCCGTTCAAGGAGAAGGAAGTGATCCTTCCCGGTGAGCGCCAGTCAATGTTCGCCACGGATGAAGCGATCGAATCCGAGGATTCCTCACCTGTTTCCATCGGTGGGGCGGTTGCCTTTACCTCCTGGGGGCAGGTTGGTGGTCCGCTGACCAACAATCCACCAAACGTTTCCTATAGCGGGCAGGGCTCGCGTGTGTGGAGTGCCGAAGCTGCCATTCGTGGTGGTGAAGACAACGCTCGCGCTGGTGCCCGCCCGGTATCCTATGGTGGTCGTGTTGCGGTCTATTCTCCCAACGGTGAGGTTGCGCTGATCAATGCGAGCAACGGTGGCCGCATCTGGAAGGTCTCTGTTCGACCTGAAAATGAAAAGGGTATTGCGCCGGGTGGTGCTGTCGCTATGGACAGCGCCCGGGTGTTTGCGGCAACCGGCTTCAGTGAGTTGATCGCTTTGGAAGGTGGGTCGGGCCGTCGCTTGTGGACGTTCCAGCTTGATGCGCCTGCGCGCGGGGCTCCTGTGGTCGTGGGCGACAAGGTCTTGGCTGTGACGGCGACCAACTCGATCTATGCGGTCAGTGTATCCGACGGCACCGAGCTGTGGGCATTCAATGGCATTCCTGAAGGCACTGGACTGGTCGGCGCGGCTGCGCCTGCGGTCAGTGGCAAAACCGTCCTGTTCACCGGAACGTCGGGCGAGCTGGTGGCGCTTAATCTCAATGACGGCGAAATGATCTGGTCCGATACGGTCGTCAGGGGCACGCGCCGGTTCGCTGTCTCTGGTATTTCCTCGATTGCTGGTGGGCCTGTTATCGATGACGGCGTTGCCTATGTCTCAAGCGTCAGCGGCAACACTGCCGCGTTGCGGTTGAAGGACGGTGATCGCTTGTGGGATCGCTCGATCGGGTCGAGCCATGCTCCCGTCGTGTCCGGCAACAGTATGTTCGTGATCGATCTGGATGATCGCGTCTTTGCCCTCAATCGCAAGAATGGCAAAATTCGCTGGTCAAGCAAGTTGCCATCGATTAGAGAGAAGAAGAAAAGATCGACCTGGGCCGGACCGATCCTTGCTGGCAGCCGTTTGTGGTTCGCTTCGAGCGAGGGGCAATTGGCCGGGGTGGACCCGAAAACCGGCCAGATCAGCGTGACCCGGGATATCAATGATCCCGTCTATATTGCACCGATTGCGGTTGGTGGACGTCTGATCACGCTCAGCGGTTCTGGACGCCTGTCGGGCTATAACTGA
- a CDS encoding tetratricopeptide repeat protein — protein MSESDFIREVDEEIRNEQIRKLWDRFGPFVIGFALLIVVGTAASKGYDYWRQTQAAQSGDALVAALDLSEAGEQAKAVEALEALAADGSGGYPMLAEMRIAAEKASTGDVDEAISIYNSVASDADVQSVIQDLARIRANMLLLDQGKADEVIVQLSGLMDNNAYRHSARELVMLAHIEQGAFDKALPIAERIAADAETPSQMRQRAEIYTGFLRSKIAPQAKETS, from the coding sequence ATGTCAGAGTCCGATTTTATTCGCGAGGTCGATGAAGAGATCCGCAATGAGCAAATCCGGAAGTTGTGGGACAGGTTTGGCCCCTTCGTCATCGGCTTTGCCCTTCTGATCGTTGTTGGGACCGCCGCGTCCAAAGGCTATGACTATTGGCGCCAAACGCAGGCGGCCCAGTCCGGGGATGCTCTTGTTGCTGCTCTGGATTTGTCGGAGGCAGGCGAGCAGGCAAAGGCCGTTGAGGCGCTGGAAGCGCTCGCGGCTGATGGAAGTGGCGGATATCCGATGCTTGCTGAAATGCGCATCGCAGCCGAAAAGGCTTCGACGGGGGACGTCGACGAAGCGATTTCCATCTATAATTCGGTTGCCTCCGATGCCGACGTTCAGTCCGTGATTCAGGATCTGGCGCGCATTCGTGCCAACATGTTGCTGCTCGATCAGGGCAAGGCGGATGAGGTGATCGTTCAGCTCTCGGGGCTGATGGACAACAATGCCTATCGTCACAGTGCCCGTGAGCTGGTTATGCTCGCCCATATCGAACAAGGGGCGTTTGACAAGGCGCTTCCCATTGCCGAGCGGATCGCGGCGGATGCGGAAACCCCGTCCCAGATGCGCCAGCGCGCGGAAATCTACACTGGCTTCCTGCGGTCCAAGATCGCACCGCAGGCCAAGGAGACGAGTTAA